CGCTAGGAGAGGGAAACGGCGGGTTATCCCGGTTGATCGGCAGGCGGGGAACTTCGCGCTCGTGGCGGCGTTTCTTGGGCAATCCAACGTCGTGGGTCGGTCTGGCGGGCGCGGGTCGCCGGCGCCGGGTCTTGCCGACCCATCCCCCCGCCGATCATGCCGGCCGATCCCGCCTTTTCCAGGCGCGGGCGGTGCTGGCCGAGGCGATCGCGATCGCAGGAGCGCCCTTCATGGCCTATCAGACCATCAATCCCTTTGACGGTTCCGTCGTGCAAACCTTCCAGGAATTCTCCGATAGCGAGCTGGCAAGCGCCCTGGATAGCGCCGCCGACTGTTTCGCAGGCTGGCGCCAGACCAGCTTCGCCGAGCGCGCCGCCATCGCCCATAAGGCGGCCGGCCTGTTGCGCGAGCAATCGGGCGACTATGCCCGGCTGATCACCCTGGAAATGGGCAAACGCATCGAAGAAGCCGAGGGCGAGGTGGCGCTGAGCGCCGATATCATCGATTACTATGCCGATCATGCCGAAGCCTTCCTTAAGCCTCAGCCGTTGAAGCCAGAGTCGGGCGAGGCGGTGATCGAAAGCAGCCCGCTCGGCGTGCTGTTTGGCGTTCAGCCGTGGAACTTTCCCTATTACCAGCTGGCCCGCTTCGCCGCGCCGAACCTGATGGCGGGCAATGTGGTGATGGTCAAGCATGCCGGCTGCGTTCCCCAATGCGCCCAGGCCTTTGAAAAGCTGTGGCGCGATGCCGGGGCCCCGGCGGGGGCCTATACCAACCTTGTGATCTCTTATGATCAGGTCAACGCGGTGATCGACGATCCGCGGATCAAGGGCGTGGCCCTGACCGGCAGCGCTGATGCTGGCAAAAGCGTCGCCGCCCGCGCCGGGCAGAACCTGAAGAAATCCACCATGGAACTGGGCGGCAGCGATGCCTTCATCGTTCTGGAAGACGCCGATCTTGATAAAACGGTCGAATGGGCGGTCTGGGGCAAGATGAACAACATGGGCCAGTGTTGCGTGGCGGCCAAGCGCTTCCTGGTCGTCGACTCCCTGGCCGATCGCTTCCTTGAAAAGTTCCAGGCCGCCTTGGCCGGCTTGAAGGCCGGCGATCCGATGGACCGGGCGACGACGCTGGCGCCGCTGTCGACAGAAGGGGCGCTGACCAAGCTGGTCGAGCAGGTCGACAAGGCGGTTTCGGACGGGGCGACCCTGGTGATGGGCGGCAAGCGCCTGGATCGCCCGGGGTTTTTCATGGAGCCGACCATCCTGACCGATATCGCCCCCGATACCGCCGCCTTCCGCGAGGAATTCTTCGGCCCCGTCGCCCTGTTCTTCCGCGTCAAAGACGAGGACGAGGCGGTGGCCTTGGCCAATGACTCCGATTTCGGCCTGGGGGGATCGGTGTTCACCCAGGATGTCGCGCGCGGCAAACGCGTGGCCGAGCGCATCGAAACCGGCATGGTCTTCATCAACCAGCCGACCTGGACGGCCCCCGATCTGCCCTTTGGCGGCATCAACATCTCGGGCTATGGCCGGGAACTATCGGGCCTGGGCATCCAGGAATTCGTCAACAAGAAGCTGGTCCGCGTCGCCCTGATCGACGCCGCCGCCTGACCGATCAGGCGCCGCGCTAGCCAAGGGTTGCGGCGCCGCC
The DNA window shown above is from Rhodospirillum rubrum ATCC 11170 and carries:
- a CDS encoding NAD-dependent succinate-semialdehyde dehydrogenase, with the protein product MPTHPPADHAGRSRLFQARAVLAEAIAIAGAPFMAYQTINPFDGSVVQTFQEFSDSELASALDSAADCFAGWRQTSFAERAAIAHKAAGLLREQSGDYARLITLEMGKRIEEAEGEVALSADIIDYYADHAEAFLKPQPLKPESGEAVIESSPLGVLFGVQPWNFPYYQLARFAAPNLMAGNVVMVKHAGCVPQCAQAFEKLWRDAGAPAGAYTNLVISYDQVNAVIDDPRIKGVALTGSADAGKSVAARAGQNLKKSTMELGGSDAFIVLEDADLDKTVEWAVWGKMNNMGQCCVAAKRFLVVDSLADRFLEKFQAALAGLKAGDPMDRATTLAPLSTEGALTKLVEQVDKAVSDGATLVMGGKRLDRPGFFMEPTILTDIAPDTAAFREEFFGPVALFFRVKDEDEAVALANDSDFGLGGSVFTQDVARGKRVAERIETGMVFINQPTWTAPDLPFGGINISGYGRELSGLGIQEFVNKKLVRVALIDAAA